One stretch of Synergistaceae bacterium DNA includes these proteins:
- a CDS encoding translational GTPase TypA, whose product EMRREGMEFCISKPEVIIEYKNGVKCEPYELVTIDVPEEYQGIVFEKMSKRKGKILNIDNPDRGLLRIEIEIPTRGLIGYRGEFLTDTRGLGIMSNCFSGYKEWAGDLITRNRGSLVSVDTGEATAYQLENLQDRGVLFISPLEPVYNGMIIGENSRPGDIPCNPTKKKQQTNHRSATKELTTKLDVPRRMSLEKAMEWIEVDELVEVTPQSIRLRKAILDELERRKAQRRTPQEG is encoded by the coding sequence AGAAATGCGCCGTGAAGGTATGGAATTTTGCATCTCTAAACCTGAAGTCATAATCGAATACAAAAACGGAGTCAAATGCGAGCCCTACGAGCTTGTAACAATTGACGTTCCGGAAGAATATCAAGGCATAGTCTTTGAGAAAATGTCAAAGCGCAAGGGAAAAATTTTAAATATTGACAATCCTGACAGAGGGTTATTACGCATTGAAATAGAGATTCCGACACGAGGCTTAATCGGTTATAGAGGCGAATTTTTGACGGACACACGCGGACTAGGCATTATGTCAAACTGTTTCAGCGGTTATAAAGAATGGGCCGGAGATTTAATCACGCGCAACAGAGGCTCACTCGTAAGTGTCGACACAGGCGAAGCTACAGCATATCAGCTCGAAAATTTACAGGATAGAGGCGTATTATTTATTTCACCGCTTGAACCTGTTTATAATGGCATGATAATCGGCGAGAACTCAAGACCGGGCGATATTCCCTGCAACCCGACCAAGAAAAAGCAGCAGACGAATCACCGTTCAGCAACGAAGGAATTAACGACAAAATTAGATGTCCCGCGCAGAATGTCATTAGAGAAAGCTATGGAATGGATCGAAGTAGATGAACTCGTCGAAGTTACTCCGCAGTCTATAAGATTACGCAAGGCAATACTTGACGAACTCGAAAGGCGCAAAGCACAAAGGCGCACACCTCAAGAGGGTTAA